One stretch of Methanobrevibacter sp. DNA includes these proteins:
- the cca gene encoding CCA tRNA nucleotidyltransferase, which translates to MNYEFILGNIRPNQEEIDAVIETTRNVIEFINRTCEEEGIDAEANAVGSVAKGTWLSGKSDIDVFISFPYESEMDYLKEKGLDLAYKTNDEFKGKANEHYASHPYLTCDIDGFEIDIVPCYDLSGGKPIKSAVDRTILHTEYIQDNLKEEQIDEVLLLKRFMDAVGTYGSEFKTGGFAGYLCELLILKYGTFEDTLRAAQNWKRHTLIDLEDFGTVGNAIFKQDPLVFIDPTDENRNVGAALRLERYVDFIVASRNFLDVLDNDDLDDYERQEKILEFFNPLLKEHLDKSKEEIAKDILESFKDRETQTLVIKFPIPIMSADALHPQLLKTVSSICEKIDMEEFSVFKYDYWTDEEKFVIFTIELNVFKQGKYYIHKGPKVWTKKACDNFKAKWGDALYPLDEFMVLTRERQFKTAKDFIIHTLQEENIHIIKVGKNIKEAICSDDCILLEIDEFLNDLDDQFNYNISNKTSEELARDYLNSLDDFLNPGQYIKR; encoded by the coding sequence ATGAATTATGAATTTATATTAGGGAACATAAGGCCAAATCAAGAGGAGATTGATGCAGTTATTGAGACAACTCGAAATGTGATTGAGTTTATCAACAGGACCTGCGAAGAAGAAGGAATTGATGCTGAAGCCAATGCTGTCGGTTCCGTTGCTAAAGGAACTTGGTTAAGCGGCAAGTCTGATATAGATGTTTTCATTAGTTTTCCTTATGAGTCTGAAATGGATTATCTTAAAGAGAAAGGTTTGGATTTGGCATATAAGACCAATGATGAATTTAAAGGCAAGGCAAATGAACATTACGCTTCCCATCCTTACCTGACCTGTGATATAGATGGATTTGAGATAGATATAGTTCCATGCTATGACCTAAGTGGCGGAAAGCCAATTAAGTCTGCAGTTGACAGAACTATCCTCCATACAGAATACATTCAGGACAATCTGAAGGAAGAGCAAATAGATGAGGTTTTGTTGCTTAAGAGGTTCATGGATGCAGTTGGAACATATGGATCTGAATTCAAGACAGGAGGATTTGCAGGCTATTTATGTGAATTGCTTATCCTAAAATATGGAACCTTTGAAGATACTTTAAGGGCTGCTCAGAACTGGAAAAGGCATACATTAATAGATTTGGAGGATTTCGGTACAGTGGGCAACGCTATTTTCAAACAGGATCCTCTTGTATTCATTGACCCTACTGATGAAAACAGAAATGTGGGAGCGGCTTTAAGACTTGAAAGGTATGTTGATTTCATTGTGGCTTCCAGAAACTTCCTGGATGTTCTTGACAATGATGATTTGGATGATTATGAAAGGCAGGAAAAGATTTTGGAATTCTTCAATCCTCTTCTAAAGGAGCATTTAGATAAATCCAAAGAGGAAATAGCTAAGGACATTTTGGAATCATTCAAAGATAGGGAAACCCAAACTTTAGTCATCAAGTTCCCTATTCCTATTATGTCTGCAGATGCTCTTCATCCACAGCTCCTTAAGACTGTAAGTTCCATTTGTGAAAAGATAGATATGGAGGAATTTTCCGTATTCAAATATGATTACTGGACCGATGAGGAGAAGTTCGTCATTTTCACCATAGAATTAAATGTCTTCAAGCAAGGTAAATACTACATACACAAAGGCCCTAAGGTCTGGACTAAGAAGGCTTGTGACAACTTCAAGGCAAAATGGGGAGATGCCCTATATCCTTTAGATGAGTTTATGGTCCTTACAAGGGAAAGGCAGTTCAAAACAGCAAAGGACTTCATCATCCACACTCTTCAAGAGGAAAACATTCATATAATCAAGGTTGGAAAGAACATAAAAGAAGCCATTTGCAGTGACGATTGCATTCTTCTTGAGATAGATGAATTCCTGAATGATTTAGATGATCAATTCAATTATAACATTTCCAATAAAACCAGTGAAGAATTGGCACGTGATTACTTGAACTCATTGGATGACTTCTTAAATCCTGGCCAATACATTAAGAGATGA
- the sstT gene encoding serine/threonine transporter SstT: MNKYIKKWTESSLILKILIGLIIGTVLGLAVPQYEMIGLLGQLFVSALKAIAPLLVFVLVASALAKAGEGIRSRFKTVIVLYIFSTFLSAMVAVTGSFLFPVTMHLTEAGKVTAPGGLGEVISNMLLNIFTNPLLSLSQGDYLGILFWAIVFGICLKKVARSNTKNVFEDCANATSLIVKGIIQFAPIGIMSLVFTAVAESGLSIFIQYGQLILLLVGCIATVAFITDPLIAAVALRRNPYPLVFTCLKESGITAFFTRSSAANIPVNMGLCERLGLDKDFYSISIPLGATINMEGAAITITIMTLAVCHTLGISVDLPTTIVLCVISTLAAAGSSGVAGGSLLLIPMACSLFGIPADISMQAIAVGFIIGVVQDSCETALNSSGDALFSATAEYHDRAKQGEPVNFLGEFAKNKEEEAII, translated from the coding sequence GTGCCTCAATATGAGATGATAGGCCTTTTGGGTCAATTGTTTGTAAGCGCCTTGAAGGCCATTGCACCTCTTCTTGTTTTTGTATTGGTTGCTTCAGCTTTAGCTAAGGCAGGAGAGGGGATACGAAGCAGATTCAAGACTGTAATAGTGCTGTATATATTCTCAACATTCCTGTCTGCTATGGTTGCGGTAACTGGAAGCTTTCTGTTTCCTGTAACAATGCATCTTACAGAGGCAGGTAAGGTTACAGCTCCTGGAGGATTAGGTGAGGTAATAAGCAATATGCTTTTGAATATCTTTACCAACCCATTGTTGTCACTCTCTCAAGGGGATTATTTGGGAATCTTGTTCTGGGCAATTGTCTTTGGTATTTGCTTGAAGAAAGTTGCAAGGTCAAATACAAAAAATGTATTTGAGGATTGTGCGAATGCCACTAGTCTGATTGTTAAGGGAATCATCCAATTTGCCCCTATTGGTATCATGTCCCTTGTATTCACTGCTGTGGCGGAAAGCGGTTTAAGCATATTCATCCAATATGGCCAATTGATTCTCCTGCTTGTAGGATGCATTGCAACTGTTGCATTCATTACAGACCCATTGATTGCAGCGGTTGCCTTAAGAAGAAATCCTTATCCGCTTGTTTTCACTTGCTTAAAGGAAAGTGGCATCACTGCATTCTTCACAAGGAGTTCAGCAGCGAACATTCCAGTTAATATGGGCCTTTGTGAAAGATTGGGCCTTGATAAGGACTTCTATTCAATAAGCATTCCGCTTGGGGCTACAATCAACATGGAAGGTGCGGCAATCACCATTACAATAATGACTTTGGCGGTTTGCCATACATTGGGAATTTCTGTGGACTTGCCTACAACTATAGTCTTATGTGTCATTTCCACATTGGCGGCAGCCGGATCCTCTGGTGTGGCTGGAGGTTCCCTATTGCTTATTCCAATGGCATGTTCATTGTTTGGAATACCTGCAGACATTTCAATGCAGGCAATTGCAGTGGGATTCATCATTGGTGTGGTCCAAGACTCCTGTGAAACTGCCCTTAACTCCAGTGGAGATGCACTCTTCTCTGCAACAGCTGAGTATCATGACAGGGCAAAGCAGGGAGAACCGGTTAATTTCCTAGGGGAATTTGCTAAAAATAAGGAAGAAGAGGCTATAATCTAA